The Thermococcus henrietii genome segment CTCGTAAATCGGCGGGAAGACGGGGAAGACGAGGCGGTAGCCGATTAGGATGAAGAGCATGTTTATGGCATCTCCCATGACGTTGAGCATAATGATTTTCTTAATCAGGTTGGAGCGCGTGGCAACTCCGTAGATTCCAAGGAGTATCATGCCGAAGAGCGTCAGCGTGATGTAGGCGAGGAGGAAGCTAATCATCGACCTCACCCCTGAGGACGGTCTTGAATATCCACTCAGAGACGCCGAGCACGAGGAACACCGTCAGGAAGCCGAAGGTTACGGCGGTGTACTCGCCCACGTCGAGGTTGAAGAGGCCGGTTTCTCCGGGCAGGAGGTTTATCTCAAGGACTTTGTCACCGTAGAGGAAAACCGGAGCCAAGACAGTGGCGAGGATTAAAGCTAAGCCGAGGGCGTAGGCCGAAATCGTGTGCCTCAGGTTGAGGCCCTTTCTCTCAAGGGTGAACTTTGAGAACACCGCGAAGAGCAGGAGGGAAGCAACTGCCATCGCCGAACCTCCCTGGAAGCCACCGCCCGGCGTTAGGTGGCCGTGGAGCGCTATCGAGGCGGAGATGGCGATTATCATTATCACGACGAGCTTTGTGGTTGCACGGGTTATGAGGTCCATCTGTCTGTGCGGTTCCTTCGCCTCGAGCTCCCTTACAATC includes the following:
- a CDS encoding sodium:proton antiporter, producing the protein MISFLLAYITLTLFGMILLGIYGVATRSNLIKKIIMLNVMGDAINMLFILIGYRLVFPVFPPIYEKHLSFEEFLSRAVDPVPQALVLTAIVIGMAMNILLATYAIQFYRLHGTVDARDMAEIMGGEGE
- a CDS encoding MnhB domain-containing protein — its product is MKRDVIVAVSFLGAFAFIAYALVYANVLGLGGTELRPLGEFYLGHAFAHEGLTSHSPEVVTAIVWNYRGFDTLFETFVFFLAIMGAFSVLRLTDEQEKIVRELEAKEPHRQMDLITRATTKLVVIMIIAISASIALHGHLTPGGGFQGGSAMAVASLLLFAVFSKFTLERKGLNLRHTISAYALGLALILATVLAPVFLYGDKVLEINLLPGETGLFNLDVGEYTAVTFGFLTVFLVLGVSEWIFKTVLRGEVDD